From Arcticibacter tournemirensis, one genomic window encodes:
- a CDS encoding GtrA family protein produces MQKFLKAQVASFSGTVVDFLTTLVSVEIFNIWYVNGNLTGNVCGGITNFYLGRNWVFNSRNKKVYIQGVKYSMVWAGSITLNTSGVFALTHYCGINYIVSKVIASVVVGFTYNYLLQNYFVFKQS; encoded by the coding sequence ATGCAAAAGTTTCTAAAAGCGCAGGTAGCTTCATTTTCTGGTACGGTTGTTGACTTTTTAACTACTTTAGTCAGTGTTGAAATTTTTAATATATGGTACGTCAATGGCAATCTCACCGGAAATGTTTGTGGGGGAATAACAAACTTCTACCTGGGAAGAAACTGGGTTTTTAATTCCAGGAATAAAAAAGTGTATATCCAGGGAGTTAAATATAGTATGGTATGGGCTGGGAGCATCACACTTAACACTTCGGGCGTATTTGCTTTAACTCATTATTGCGGTATAAATTACATAGTGAGTAAAGTTATAGCTTCCGTAGTCGTCGGGTTTACCTACAACTATCTTTTACAAAATTATTTCGTCTTTAAGCAATCGTGA
- a CDS encoding phosphatase PAP2 family protein, protein MPASTETEHIPLINKNLISVTVISAAYLLLSYFLIGYKPEQLVLVILFNTLYYLSKDTRRLILGFSIFIIYWIIFDYMKAFPNYRYHAVDISGIYFFEKGLFGIDYNGSVLTPNEFFKLRANSAFDVLSGIFYLTWVPVPLLFAVYLFFKKRLYFFYFSLTFLLVNLLGFVIYYVHPAAPPWYVQNYGFQFNAFTPGNTAGLARFDSFFGLSIFKSIYAKSSNVFAAMPSLHSSYPVIVLFYGLRSKLRYTNILFGVIMLGIWFAAVYSSHHYIVDVLAGILCAICSIGLFQLLLKYRWMNSFINHLMKITSA, encoded by the coding sequence ATGCCTGCAAGTACTGAAACTGAGCATATACCATTGATAAATAAAAATTTAATCTCTGTAACAGTAATTTCTGCTGCTTATCTATTGCTTTCATATTTTCTTATTGGCTATAAGCCCGAGCAGTTGGTTCTTGTTATTCTCTTTAATACGCTTTACTATCTTTCAAAAGATACAAGGAGGTTAATTCTTGGATTTTCTATTTTCATAATTTACTGGATTATATTCGACTATATGAAGGCTTTTCCGAATTATAGATACCATGCTGTTGATATAAGCGGGATTTATTTTTTTGAGAAAGGTTTATTTGGAATAGATTATAATGGCTCCGTACTAACTCCGAATGAATTTTTTAAGCTCCGGGCTAATTCTGCATTCGATGTTTTAAGCGGAATATTTTATCTTACCTGGGTTCCCGTACCTCTTCTTTTTGCCGTCTATTTGTTCTTTAAAAAGCGCCTGTATTTCTTTTACTTTTCGTTAACTTTTCTGCTGGTGAACCTTCTTGGATTTGTGATCTATTATGTTCATCCCGCTGCTCCTCCATGGTATGTTCAGAATTATGGGTTTCAGTTTAATGCATTTACTCCAGGGAATACAGCAGGACTTGCCCGTTTCGACAGCTTTTTCGGATTATCTATATTCAAGTCTATTTACGCGAAGAGCTCGAATGTTTTTGCGGCAATGCCATCTCTTCATTCTTCTTATCCCGTTATTGTACTCTTTTATGGCTTGAGGAGTAAACTGAGGTATACGAATATTCTATTTGGAGTTATTATGCTGGGTATATGGTTTGCGGCGGTATATTCAAGTCATCACTATATTGTTGATGTTTTAGCCGGGATATTGTGCGCGATTTGCAGTATCGGGTTGTTTCAATTGCTTCTGAAATATAGATGGATGAATTCTTTCATTAATCATTTAATGAAGATAACGTCTGCCTAA
- a CDS encoding sterol desaturase family protein, which produces MKKNFVSNSTESTRMFKSNFLESLSKVPFYIPLIVYIPIIGYMIWRSFINEDMTFLHFTMAFFSGLGVWTLVEYVLHRFVFHFHPQSSWGKRIHFIFHGVHHDYPNDAKRLVMPPSASLPLAALFFFLFRSFISDYLLYASFAGFIFGYLIYDMMHYALHHYNFKSGLGLKMKKHHMLHHYSDETKGYGVSSAVWDKIFKTNFSRK; this is translated from the coding sequence ATGAAAAAGAATTTTGTATCCAACTCAACTGAATCTACCAGAATGTTTAAGAGCAATTTTCTTGAAAGTCTTTCAAAAGTACCTTTTTATATCCCACTTATTGTTTATATCCCAATAATCGGATATATGATTTGGAGGTCGTTTATTAATGAAGATATGACTTTCTTACATTTTACAATGGCTTTTTTTTCAGGATTGGGCGTATGGACCCTGGTTGAGTATGTTCTTCATCGTTTTGTTTTTCATTTTCATCCGCAATCTTCCTGGGGCAAACGCATTCATTTTATTTTTCATGGTGTTCATCACGATTACCCTAATGATGCAAAACGTCTGGTAATGCCCCCTTCGGCTAGCCTCCCCCTGGCTGCTTTATTTTTTTTCCTTTTTAGATCATTTATTTCTGATTATCTGTTATATGCTTCTTTCGCTGGATTCATTTTCGGATACCTTATATATGATATGATGCATTATGCCCTTCATCATTACAATTTTAAAAGCGGGCTAGGGCTGAAGATGAAGAAACATCATATGCTTCATCACTATTCAGATGAAACCAAAGGGTATGGCGTAAGTTCGGCCGTTTGGGATAAAATATTCAAAACTAATTTTTCCAGAAAGTAA
- a CDS encoding DUF5686 and carboxypeptidase-like regulatory domain-containing protein — MNINNIYIGIRYGLVGVLTFLSFLSVAQTLVRGVVTDAKTKETLPYVSITIPGTSLGISTDADGKYSMKIGGGYNKITFTYVGYNSLTKVIIPGREQTLNVQLQVSSSRMLNEVVVKSGRRKKYRNKGNPAVELIERVIANKSKNRLESYPYIEYEKYEKLSFALSDITDKFRNKRIFRNYQFLFKNQDSTAIGGTTILPVYMEETLSKNYYRKNPEENKSVILAKNKVDFDPKYIDQQGVSAYLNRMYQDINIYDNNITVISNQFLSPIANSAPTFYLYFITDTVTRGNDKLVELSFAPRNKGDMLFQGKLYITMDGSYAVDNAYLTVHKDINLNFVRQFESRLEFEKNQEDGRYHLSKSTLNINFGISKNKGTGVFGERTVSFKDYKTNVPAPDSIYNGPAVIVAQNEVSKSNLSKEQFWQQKRHEQLSSSERGVYRNIDSLQNMKSFRQTMELVTFLFAGYKSFGPFEVGPANTFYSFNPVEGFRLRLGGRTTPELSKRYYFETYGAYGFKDEKWKYFGSATYSINNKSIYAFPQHYIRTSFQRDTKIPGQELQFVQEDNFLLSFKRGENDRWLYNDLWRIDYVHEFENHFSYNVGFKKWKQTPAGSLRYNNVQNNELHRVENINTSELSLELRYAPNEKFYQGKIYRIPVYGPDPVFTLRYTQGIKGLFDGEYNYGNLTGNIQKRFYLSQLGYTDMTVEGGYIFGQAPFALLAIHRANQTYAYQLNSYNLMNFLEFVSDHYASLNIDHSFNGFFLNKIPLLKKLKLREVVTFKGLYGGIRSENDPLVHPELLTFPTNGEGVRTTYTLEKQPYIEGSVGLANIFKLFRVDLVKRFNYLENPEVSEWGVRARVKFDF, encoded by the coding sequence GTGAATATCAACAATATATATATAGGCATCAGATATGGTTTGGTCGGCGTGCTGACTTTTTTATCATTTTTGTCAGTTGCGCAAACTTTAGTAAGAGGAGTAGTGACTGACGCTAAGACGAAGGAAACACTGCCCTATGTCAGTATTACTATTCCTGGTACGTCGCTGGGCATAAGTACCGATGCTGACGGTAAGTATTCCATGAAGATAGGTGGGGGATATAATAAAATCACTTTTACCTATGTAGGCTATAATTCTCTTACGAAAGTTATTATTCCGGGCCGTGAACAAACGTTAAATGTTCAGTTGCAGGTATCGAGTTCGAGAATGCTGAATGAGGTAGTTGTAAAATCGGGCAGGCGAAAGAAGTACCGGAATAAAGGAAACCCGGCTGTAGAGCTAATAGAGCGGGTTATAGCTAATAAATCAAAGAACAGGCTAGAAAGTTACCCTTACATAGAGTATGAAAAATATGAAAAGCTTTCGTTTGCTTTAAGCGATATTACCGATAAGTTTCGTAATAAAAGGATCTTTCGAAACTACCAGTTCCTTTTTAAGAATCAGGATTCAACAGCCATTGGAGGAACAACCATTCTTCCGGTATATATGGAAGAAACGCTGTCAAAAAATTATTACAGGAAGAATCCGGAAGAGAATAAATCAGTTATTCTTGCAAAGAACAAAGTTGACTTTGATCCAAAGTATATTGATCAGCAGGGGGTAAGCGCCTATTTGAATCGGATGTATCAGGATATAAACATATATGACAACAACATAACGGTTATAAGCAACCAGTTTCTAAGTCCGATTGCGAACAGTGCGCCTACTTTTTATTTATACTTTATAACCGATACAGTTACCAGAGGCAACGATAAACTGGTTGAATTAAGTTTTGCGCCTCGCAATAAAGGCGATATGCTTTTCCAAGGGAAACTCTATATCACTATGGATGGCAGTTATGCCGTGGATAATGCCTATTTGACAGTTCACAAGGATATTAATTTAAATTTTGTAAGGCAGTTTGAGAGTCGTCTGGAGTTTGAGAAGAATCAGGAAGATGGACGCTATCATCTTAGCAAAAGTACTCTTAATATAAATTTCGGGATAAGCAAGAATAAGGGAACGGGCGTTTTTGGTGAGCGGACGGTTTCATTCAAAGATTATAAGACAAATGTGCCCGCTCCCGACAGCATCTATAACGGCCCTGCTGTTATTGTTGCCCAGAATGAAGTAAGTAAAAGTAACCTAAGCAAGGAGCAGTTCTGGCAACAAAAGCGCCATGAACAGTTGTCATCGTCGGAAAGGGGTGTTTACAGGAATATAGACAGTCTTCAGAACATGAAGTCATTCAGGCAAACGATGGAACTTGTGACTTTTCTTTTTGCCGGATATAAATCGTTCGGGCCATTTGAAGTGGGGCCTGCAAATACATTTTACAGTTTTAATCCGGTAGAGGGATTCAGGCTACGGCTCGGCGGGCGAACCACACCTGAACTTAGCAAGAGGTACTATTTTGAAACTTATGGGGCTTATGGGTTCAAAGATGAAAAATGGAAGTATTTTGGGAGTGCTACTTATTCTATCAACAATAAATCTATATATGCTTTCCCCCAGCACTATATAAGAACAAGTTTCCAGCGCGACACCAAAATTCCCGGACAGGAGCTTCAGTTTGTTCAGGAAGACAATTTTCTGCTGTCTTTTAAACGGGGGGAAAATGATCGCTGGTTATACAATGACCTTTGGCGGATTGATTATGTTCATGAGTTTGAGAATCATTTCTCTTATAACGTAGGATTCAAAAAATGGAAGCAAACACCGGCAGGGTCTCTACGATATAACAATGTTCAAAATAATGAATTGCATCGTGTTGAGAATATTAATACATCAGAATTAAGTTTGGAACTGCGTTATGCGCCTAATGAGAAGTTTTATCAGGGGAAGATATACCGTATACCAGTGTATGGCCCAGATCCGGTGTTTACACTTCGTTACACACAAGGAATAAAAGGCTTATTTGACGGGGAATACAACTATGGGAATCTTACTGGTAACATCCAGAAACGATTTTATCTTTCACAGCTTGGCTACACTGACATGACGGTTGAAGGTGGGTATATATTCGGACAGGCGCCATTTGCTCTTCTTGCTATTCACAGGGCTAATCAGACGTACGCTTATCAGCTGAATTCCTATAATCTCATGAATTTTCTTGAATTTGTGAGTGATCATTACGCCAGTTTGAATATTGATCACAGTTTCAATGGATTCTTTTTGAATAAGATTCCGCTATTGAAGAAATTGAAGCTGAGAGAAGTGGTGACCTTTAAAGGCCTTTACGGAGGCATAAGAAGCGAAAACGACCCTCTAGTTCATCCTGAACTCCTGACCTTTCCTACCAACGGTGAGGGGGTAAGAACCACTTACACGCTCGAAAAGCAGCCTTATATTGAAGGAAGTGTTGGATTGGCAAACATTTTCAAACTATTTAGAGTAGATTTAGTGAAGCGTTTCAACTATCTTGAAAATCCTGAAGTTTCAGAATGGGGTGTAAGAGCGCGGGTAAAATTCGATTTCTAA
- a CDS encoding NAD-dependent epimerase/dehydratase family protein — protein sequence MKKRVLITGASGFVGFHLIEKALQQEMEVFAAVRPSSKVEHLMSLPVKFITLNLSDKAVLKSQLEENQFDYIIHGAGLTKAKTQQEYDYVNALLSRNLAEAASTASIPLKKFVFISSLAAQGPLNESSGIIESDGPAHPVTAYGRSKLLAEEYLSHVESLPLVVLRPTAVYGPREQDIYILISSIARGLEPYIGRLEQKLSFIYVKDLADAVVLALQSEKAGPDAYNVSDGRVYDRYALADIVKRHLGKSTLKFHLPTGIVAVLASLMEGIYSFSKKTPALNKEKLNELSAVNWSCSIGNIQRDLNFIPAYDLERGLAETLDWYKTNKWI from the coding sequence ATGAAAAAGCGGGTGTTAATTACAGGAGCTTCTGGCTTTGTTGGTTTTCATCTTATTGAAAAAGCCCTGCAGCAGGAGATGGAAGTTTTTGCAGCTGTACGGCCTTCAAGTAAGGTAGAACATTTAATGTCCCTTCCGGTAAAGTTTATTACCCTTAATCTATCAGATAAGGCTGTGTTAAAGTCGCAGCTAGAAGAGAATCAGTTTGATTATATCATTCACGGAGCGGGGTTAACGAAGGCTAAAACACAGCAGGAATACGATTATGTAAACGCCTTGCTTAGCCGTAACCTCGCCGAAGCGGCAAGTACAGCAAGTATTCCCCTGAAGAAATTTGTCTTTATCAGCAGTTTGGCAGCACAGGGTCCTTTGAACGAAAGTTCAGGGATCATTGAGTCTGACGGTCCTGCACATCCGGTGACAGCGTATGGCAGAAGTAAACTGCTCGCGGAAGAATATCTGAGCCATGTGGAGTCTCTGCCACTCGTTGTTCTCCGTCCCACTGCGGTTTACGGTCCCAGGGAACAGGACATCTATATATTAATAAGTTCGATTGCCAGGGGGCTGGAGCCCTATATTGGACGGCTAGAGCAGAAGTTGAGCTTTATTTATGTCAAAGATCTTGCTGATGCTGTTGTTCTGGCACTTCAATCTGAGAAAGCAGGACCGGATGCTTATAACGTTTCTGACGGTAGGGTGTATGATAGGTATGCCCTGGCAGATATTGTAAAACGGCATCTCGGAAAGAGCACGCTGAAGTTTCATCTCCCAACTGGCATAGTGGCAGTACTGGCGTCACTTATGGAAGGAATTTACAGCTTTAGCAAGAAGACGCCCGCTCTGAACAAAGAAAAGCTAAATGAACTTAGTGCCGTGAACTGGTCGTGTAGTATCGGGAATATACAAAGAGATCTGAATTTTATTCCGGCTTACGATTTGGAGAGAGGACTAGCAGAAACACTTGACTGGTATAAAACAAATAAATGGATTTAG
- a CDS encoding response regulator: MVKVEELVLIDDELLANKIHSRLIGSVNHKIPLTSFTDPLKGIEYLKRNPSGILLLLDINMPVMSGWDCLDFMKKNNINTQVVILSSSINPIDRQRALEYSNVTGFLNKPLTKETISQLFQNG; this comes from the coding sequence TTGGTCAAGGTAGAAGAACTGGTGCTAATAGACGACGAGCTGCTGGCTAATAAAATACATAGCCGCCTTATAGGTTCGGTAAATCACAAAATCCCGCTTACCTCTTTTACGGATCCGTTAAAAGGGATTGAGTATCTTAAAAGAAATCCTTCGGGAATATTGTTGCTTCTCGACATCAATATGCCAGTCATGAGTGGATGGGATTGCCTGGACTTCATGAAGAAAAACAACATTAACACTCAAGTAGTTATCCTTTCTTCCTCAATTAACCCAATTGACAGGCAAAGAGCTTTGGAATATAGCAATGTCACAGGCTTCCTTAATAAGCCGTTAACAAAGGAGACCATATCGCAGTTATTTCAAAACGGCTAA
- a CDS encoding DUF4833 domain-containing protein, whose product MSQVPLRTSLQLGIYKIINPLVRFLIKIGLTPNAVTTIGLMLNIGVAVIFIMGAERGNRGDLSFVGWAGALVLFAGLFDMLDGQVARIGNMKSTFGALFDSVLDRYSEMIMFLGVCFYLVSHHYFLSSLFAFIALIGSMMVSYTRARAEGLGIECKGGLMQRPERVVLIGLSAMACGISSIFLGGDYKVFVPGIPFHVFETMSIFTIPITVMAVLTNITAVNRLMDSKKALDLKEKSDNDMFSSKKASVLIGFILITGLSAGSAYAFGRPLLQKPETVFPTPKGISNQLFYLQRDPNANTIICQLNIDAEGQVDKDNPVNVFWIRYAEKGQKSELNFIQRKFAYGINSKPLGNGKYELKFVSYGKLPLYLMKDKYNRYRVYTTVAKREIILDRIFVRIEGGTFWVPNVKYVELKGVDAATGEDVAQRIKV is encoded by the coding sequence ATGTCGCAAGTGCCTTTACGGACCAGTCTTCAACTGGGCATCTATAAAATCATTAATCCTCTCGTTAGGTTTTTAATCAAGATCGGGCTAACGCCCAATGCAGTAACCACTATAGGATTGATGCTGAATATCGGGGTGGCTGTGATTTTTATTATGGGAGCTGAGAGAGGCAACCGGGGCGACTTAAGTTTTGTGGGGTGGGCAGGAGCACTGGTGCTATTCGCAGGCTTGTTTGATATGCTTGATGGACAGGTAGCACGCATTGGAAATATGAAATCTACTTTTGGGGCATTATTTGATTCTGTGCTTGACCGTTACAGCGAAATGATCATGTTTTTAGGAGTGTGTTTCTATCTTGTATCTCACCATTATTTTCTTAGTTCGCTTTTTGCGTTTATCGCACTTATCGGTTCTATGATGGTAAGCTATACGAGAGCGAGGGCTGAGGGCTTAGGTATTGAATGTAAAGGCGGATTAATGCAGAGGCCTGAAAGAGTAGTACTGATTGGCTTAAGTGCTATGGCTTGTGGTATTAGCTCAATATTTTTAGGTGGCGACTACAAGGTATTCGTTCCCGGTATCCCGTTCCACGTTTTCGAAACGATGTCCATTTTTACAATTCCGATAACGGTGATGGCTGTGTTGACTAATATCACTGCGGTTAATCGTTTAATGGATTCAAAAAAAGCATTAGACCTTAAGGAAAAATCTGATAACGATATGTTTTCTTCTAAAAAGGCCTCTGTACTTATTGGTTTCATATTGATTACAGGACTTAGTGCCGGTAGTGCTTATGCTTTTGGCCGCCCTTTATTGCAGAAGCCGGAAACCGTGTTCCCTACTCCAAAAGGAATCAGCAATCAGCTTTTCTATCTTCAGAGAGATCCAAACGCCAACACAATTATCTGTCAGCTGAATATCGACGCTGAAGGACAGGTCGATAAGGACAATCCGGTAAACGTGTTTTGGATAAGATACGCTGAAAAAGGACAGAAAAGCGAACTAAACTTCATTCAACGGAAATTTGCCTATGGTATAAATAGTAAACCTTTAGGTAATGGCAAGTATGAACTAAAGTTTGTTTCCTATGGAAAGTTGCCGCTCTATCTGATGAAGGATAAGTATAACCGATACAGGGTATATACCACGGTTGCAAAAAGAGAGATCATTCTTGACCGGATCTTTGTCAGGATTGAAGGTGGTACATTTTGGGTACCGAATGTTAAATATGTTGAATTGAAAGGGGTTGATGCCGCGACGGGAGAAGATGTGGCCCAGAGAATAAAGGTTTAA
- a CDS encoding phosphatidylglycerophosphatase A — protein MYKLISTGFGIGYIPKGGGTVASVFCCLCMYLTQTGGNSYNIFTSAIVTVVLITLGVLASHKMEPIWGKDNYRVVIDEIAGMWISMLFIPIGITYLLVGLILFRVFDIGKPFFIRKMEKLPGGIGVMMDDVLAGIYANISLQIVIACNLL, from the coding sequence ATGTATAAATTAATTTCCACTGGTTTTGGTATAGGATATATCCCGAAAGGAGGAGGGACAGTCGCTTCTGTCTTTTGCTGTCTTTGCATGTATCTAACTCAGACCGGTGGAAATTCCTACAATATTTTTACTTCGGCCATCGTTACCGTCGTTTTGATAACGCTCGGTGTTCTAGCTTCCCATAAGATGGAACCAATTTGGGGAAAAGATAATTATCGCGTAGTAATTGACGAAATAGCCGGTATGTGGATAAGTATGCTTTTTATACCTATTGGCATAACTTACTTATTAGTAGGATTAATATTGTTCCGGGTATTTGATATAGGTAAGCCATTTTTCATTCGGAAAATGGAAAAGTTACCGGGGGGGATTGGTGTGATGATGGATGACGTTCTGGCAGGGATATATGCGAATATTAGTCTGCAGATTGTCATTGCATGCAATTTGCTTTAA
- a CDS encoding DUF72 domain-containing protein: MNWHIGCSGFHYKHWKGTFYPEKLAQSKWFDYYCRFFNTLELNVTFYRFPQLSFLQNWYLKSPSGFHFAVKAPRLITHYKQFSGVADMTSDFYHTIREGLKEKLGCVLFQMPPRFSFSRERLEKIIRSVDNSYPNVLEFRHQTWWREDVYNTLRAHNISFCGMSHPILPPEVISNTSLLYYRLHGMEQLYASNYEEQQLSALIETIRKNANTTDAYIFFNNDINTFAVHNGLLMNRLAGIEPPEKNPFNGI, encoded by the coding sequence ATGAACTGGCATATCGGCTGCTCTGGATTTCATTACAAACACTGGAAAGGTACCTTTTATCCAGAAAAACTGGCCCAAAGCAAGTGGTTTGACTATTACTGCCGTTTCTTCAATACACTCGAGCTGAACGTCACGTTCTACCGTTTTCCCCAACTTTCATTCTTGCAGAACTGGTATCTGAAAAGCCCTTCTGGATTCCATTTCGCGGTGAAAGCTCCCCGCCTGATCACTCACTATAAACAGTTTTCAGGGGTTGCTGATATGACATCCGACTTTTATCATACTATAAGAGAGGGGCTGAAGGAAAAGCTAGGATGCGTCTTGTTTCAGATGCCGCCCCGTTTTTCATTCTCACGGGAACGACTCGAGAAAATTATCAGAAGCGTGGATAATTCTTATCCCAATGTACTTGAATTCAGACATCAGACCTGGTGGCGGGAAGATGTATACAACACACTTAGAGCCCATAACATTAGTTTCTGCGGGATGAGCCACCCTATACTTCCCCCAGAAGTCATTTCCAATACCTCTCTCTTATATTACCGGCTTCATGGTATGGAACAACTATATGCGTCTAATTATGAGGAGCAACAGCTATCGGCATTAATCGAGACGATTAGAAAAAATGCAAACACTACAGATGCTTATATTTTTTTCAATAACGACATTAATACTTTCGCCGTACACAACGGTCTTTTGATGAACAGGCTTGCGGGAATAGAGCCACCTGAGAAAAACCCATTTAACGGAATATAA
- the corA gene encoding magnesium/cobalt transporter CorA: MLRIYYKKDRRLAKETDLDMLREIPMESMIWVDLQNPTVEEKITIETYFDIKYSSEEESQEIESSSRFSEVEDELIINSNFLSIRGKGFVYCPVSVILEKGILFTYRDDDLKTFSESVKKIKASPVSYTNGYQILLTLLETSIDHDADLIEGLARHIAELNQQLILRKKRSDEEILIQISSLQNETMSLRENIIDKQRLISALMKSGIFPEEYKGVLRIMIRDISSILEHNKFAFERLEYLQDTFMGFVNIEQNRIIKIFTVATVAFMPPTLIASIYGMNFQLMPELHWRWGYAFAIILMILSSALTLIYFKKKNWL, from the coding sequence ATGCTAAGAATTTACTATAAAAAAGACCGCAGATTAGCTAAGGAGACAGATCTCGATATGCTTAGAGAGATCCCCATGGAAAGCATGATCTGGGTGGATCTTCAAAACCCAACGGTAGAAGAAAAAATCACCATTGAGACATACTTTGATATTAAGTATTCTTCAGAAGAAGAATCACAGGAAATCGAAAGCTCCTCACGCTTTAGTGAAGTGGAAGATGAGCTGATCATCAACTCCAACTTCTTATCAATCCGCGGCAAGGGCTTTGTTTACTGCCCAGTTTCCGTTATACTTGAGAAAGGTATACTATTTACCTACCGGGATGACGATCTCAAAACATTTAGCGAATCGGTTAAAAAAATAAAAGCAAGTCCGGTATCTTATACAAACGGGTATCAGATATTATTAACACTGCTCGAAACCTCTATTGATCATGACGCGGATTTGATTGAGGGGCTAGCCCGGCATATTGCCGAACTGAACCAACAGCTCATCCTGAGAAAAAAACGTTCTGACGAAGAGATTCTGATACAGATATCTTCATTGCAGAATGAAACAATGTCTTTAAGAGAAAACATTATCGACAAGCAACGGCTAATTTCTGCATTGATGAAGAGCGGCATTTTCCCTGAAGAATACAAAGGGGTACTTCGCATAATGATCAGGGATATCAGCTCGATTCTTGAACACAATAAATTTGCTTTTGAACGTTTGGAATACCTTCAGGATACGTTTATGGGCTTTGTAAATATTGAGCAAAACCGAATTATTAAAATCTTTACAGTGGCTACCGTTGCGTTTATGCCCCCTACTCTAATTGCCAGTATCTATGGTATGAACTTCCAACTAATGCCTGAATTACATTGGCGATGGGGCTATGCCTTTGCCATTATACTCATGATCCTGTCTTCGGCACTTACCCTCATTTATTTCAAAAAGAAAAACTGGCTCTAG
- a CDS encoding inositol-3-phosphate synthase — translation MKEYVEPAEGKLGILIPGLGAVATTLIAGVEAVRKGLAQPIGSLTQMGSIRLGKRTENKYPKIKDFVPLADLNDIVFGGWDVYEDNVYDAAMKAKVLDAGLLTAIKPELEALVPMKAAFDKRYVKNLDGTNIKSFTTKKDLADQVREDIRNFKAKTGCTRVVMVWCGSTEIYQVEGPVHHSIAAFEAGLENNDDHISPSMIYAYAALKEDVPYVNGAPNLTVDTPALVELAKETGNPIAGKDFKTGQTLMKTIIAPGLSARALGVRGWFSTNILGNRDGLVLDDPDNFKTKEVSKLSVLDEIFRPDVNPELYSELYHKVRINYYPPHGDNKESWDNIDIFGWLGYPMQIKINFLCRDSILAAPVALDLALFTDLAKRAGMSGIQEWLSFYLKSPQTAEGLRPEHDIFKQLMKLQNTLRHMMGEDLITHLGLDYYQDIVDSMH, via the coding sequence ATGAAAGAATATGTAGAACCAGCTGAAGGTAAGCTGGGAATCCTGATCCCTGGATTAGGAGCTGTTGCAACTACTTTAATAGCCGGTGTTGAGGCTGTACGTAAGGGTCTTGCGCAGCCTATCGGCTCGCTTACCCAAATGGGCAGTATCCGCTTAGGAAAGAGAACAGAGAACAAGTATCCTAAAATTAAAGACTTTGTGCCTCTCGCTGACCTTAACGATATCGTTTTTGGCGGATGGGATGTTTACGAAGATAATGTGTACGATGCGGCGATGAAGGCTAAGGTGCTTGATGCCGGACTTCTGACAGCTATTAAGCCCGAGCTTGAAGCTTTAGTGCCCATGAAGGCTGCTTTCGACAAGCGTTATGTAAAAAATCTGGATGGTACCAACATCAAATCATTTACAACAAAGAAAGATCTTGCTGATCAGGTTCGTGAAGACATCCGTAATTTTAAAGCAAAGACCGGATGTACGAGAGTTGTAATGGTATGGTGTGGTTCGACTGAAATCTATCAGGTAGAAGGACCAGTACATCATTCTATCGCGGCTTTTGAAGCAGGTTTGGAGAATAATGACGATCATATATCACCAAGTATGATCTATGCATATGCCGCCCTTAAGGAAGATGTGCCTTATGTAAATGGTGCTCCTAATCTTACTGTAGACACTCCGGCACTTGTAGAGCTGGCAAAGGAAACAGGAAACCCTATAGCGGGTAAGGACTTTAAAACCGGTCAGACTTTAATGAAGACCATTATTGCTCCCGGTTTAAGTGCAAGGGCGTTAGGTGTTAGAGGGTGGTTTTCAACCAATATACTTGGGAACAGAGACGGATTAGTTTTGGATGATCCTGATAACTTTAAAACAAAAGAAGTTTCAAAGTTAAGTGTGCTGGATGAAATATTCCGTCCGGATGTTAATCCTGAATTGTATAGTGAGCTTTATCATAAAGTGAGAATTAATTACTATCCTCCTCACGGCGATAACAAAGAGAGCTGGGATAACATCGACATCTTCGGATGGCTGGGATATCCGATGCAGATCAAGATCAACTTCCTTTGCCGCGACTCAATTCTTGCTGCTCCGGTTGCGTTGGATCTTGCCCTGTTCACTGATCTGGCGAAACGTGCGGGAATGAGTGGAATTCAGGAATGGCTTTCATTTTATCTTAAATCGCCTCAGACCGCTGAAGGTCTGCGTCCTGAACATGATATCTTCAAACAGTTGATGAAGTTACAAAATACACTTCGTCATATGATGGGGGAAGACCTTATAACTCATCTCGGACTGGATTACTACCAGGATATTGTAGATTCAATGCACTAA